DNA sequence from the Dreissena polymorpha isolate Duluth1 chromosome 3, UMN_Dpol_1.0, whole genome shotgun sequence genome:
taagacatttcagaaaattacacgttgccagcaaagtacattttaaaatcagatatgcaatgtcatgtccttaccaaattgtaatagaactgttttcacttcgagtttgcaaacagccttaaaatataaactaaacactagtaaagaatctttcaggagataaaagtgcacttacaaaatcaaagtctttcattttgaaaaccaatagacagaattaaaacataaaaattatgcaatcttcattacactgatcaacaccattaaaacattttgaaatcatacaatttgcataaaactcaaagcttgatatctcaaaaacttatccacaatattgaaagatattaagaatcttacaatctgcatcatatttaaagctcaatatcttataaaactgattgacgaaactgcaacattttacaaattatttaatctacaaaaaatgtaaaacttcatatttcaaaattcaactgacagcattgacacatatttagaatcatacaaagttaaagcttcaaatgtcaacgtgaaaaacacatccaagatatcatttaaactaatatactgacaaagtttcaagaagattcataagtccatataaggaaaaatgccccgcccactggtggccatgtttttcttagcaactggaaccaatttcaaacttgtccaaatatcattgggacaaatcttctgacaaagtgtcatgatgatcgtacaataaatatggcttctagagttttaacagggttttactttagccatataaggaaaaatgccacgcccccttagtggccatgtttttccaccaactagaaccatttttgaactcatccaagatatcattaggacaaatcatctgaccaagtttcataataatcggaaaataaatgtggcctacagagtgtttacaatgttttagtaaagcatgatacataaccatattaggaaaaatgccccgccccctggtggccatgttttttaagcaaacaaaactatttttgaacaaatccaagatatcattaggacaaatcttctgaccaagtttcatgaagataagaaaataaatgtggcctatagagtgttaacaaagttttactatagccatataaggtaaaatgccccaccccctggcggacatgtttttcaaccaaccagcatcattttttaacttgtctacgatattttttgggatgaatattctgaccaagtttcatgaagatcggaaaataaatgtggcctcaagagtgttaacaagattttactatagccatataaagccatataaggaaaaatgccccgccctttggcagccatgtttttcaagcaaacgtaaccattttcagctcgtctaagatatcattgagaccaaacttctgaccaaatttcatgaagaatggacaataaatgtggcctctagagtgttagcaatgtttaactaaagacataaggaaaactcccccgccccttggcggccatgtttttcactgatctggaacattttcaaactcgtccaaaatataaataaaaccaatgttttgaccaagtttcatgatgattaggcaaacattttgacttctaaagtgttcacaaggtttctctatagccatataaggaaaactgccccgcccctggcggccatgtttttcaacggaccggaaccaattttaaactaaaccaaaatatcatttagacaaacattttgacaaagttacatgaagattggacttctacagtgttcacaagtttttttgttgtttttttgacctagtgacctaatttttgacccagcatgacccagtttcgaactcagtcgaggtatcaatgtgacaaatgttctgcaaaatttcatgaagatcagacaataaatgtggcatctagagtgttcacaaggcaaaatgttgacgacatacaacgcacaacggacaaaaggcaatcacaaaagctcaccatgagcatgttgcactcaggtgagctcaaaagttatggccaattttaaagttttcagacggacggacagaagcaatatatttaacatttaaccttgaaggattaccttgaccttcacttttcaccactcaatatgtgcagcttcacaagatgcacatgcatgccaactggagctttgtcacagacgtgacatatacccccacataacgcattgacacagactattttgtatgctgtcttcacaaaacaagataatacaatttatggcgattttttaagaatcattatgccattatcatttatagccattttgacctttgaactcttgaattgtttcacatgacaagccttccaatgactttgaacaaaattgatgtacagagtcattttaaaatcttacaatgaatgacatatttatggcccagacaagataatttattgccatttttgacctttgaactaaaactacaactttgagtttgaagatatcgacgtaattctttcgcgcgacacactgtcaaatgatggtgaacaaaagagccaacgattttaaaatcgcacaataaacaacatagttattgcccagacaagctaaattatggccattttttacctttaaactcaaattgtgcccttgttcttggaaatatcgacgtaattctttcgcccgacacactgttcaatgatggtgaacaaatgtgccaaatgattttaaaatctcacaataaaaaacaaagctatggcccggacaagcatttgacctttgaactcccaagtgtgaccttgacctttgagatattgacgtaatttcttttaacgcgacacaccgttccatgatggtgaacaaatgtaccgagtcatttaaaaatgtaacgataaataacatagctatggtccgtacaaacttacagtttaaaacatactaagtgaccccatgacctagtttttgacctggcatgacccatattcaaacttgacctagacattatctacatacaactactgaccaagtttggtgaagatcggatgaaatatcgggacagaccgacaaacgtgactcctatatagcccccattaccaattgtaataggggtataaatatcaagttgctatgttcaatattgaaaaagttatggccatataagttttcggccagatggacagactgactaactgacggacagttcaactgctatatgccaccctaccaggggcataaacatattccacagttcaacaattctttttccatttttgtttttccataataatgttatggacccttgcccttatctgggccactgttcttccggtaagtatttttagggaccccattatttttgagccagatggcattttttttttctcttaattcatctctaaaaaagttcatgaaacatatgttctcttcgctggcccactttcgtttcattccttttcttgtccctgtccctaaaacaagaatagatataaaaaataaaatagcaatgagtatcatgtcagtgtttttttcagttttggggaaaaggggtcgggtcccctgagagggggataattcacgtgtaaaaggggaaatttcaatgctaagcaagtaacatacaaaatcaagttgtaacaccataattcaccatacacagagagaaaaacattattccaactttttttgtcatcaacatgttatgtttatgttcaaagatcaacattttttggcttttctgtgaattatttaaacgaggtattgattaaaattgaactacacttccaagaggggaaattttcaaatatttttgggaaaaatatacactctaagcagcaaactcatttgttcagtgactgtaagccctttattttgttgacttttctactgaattgatccttgcacacaaagtatcaacataagtcagtgttctgccgtggatgcgcccttgtgttattgtcgcaaaaaacaaatatttgtccccacccgttttctgtatatgggtccgcgggcgcgcacgaattagaaataaaaactaatcgattcaatttgtaagtcggtaaagtaatcgagtgaatgtgtaaccagaacaaactatttcattggacatgacgtcatttcgcagccaatggttaatttatttaatattaacactctatttcattggtaagttgagattataacaaccaatcagatatcaaggaaatttccgaacctatcaaaatggcttaaagtgacaggccaaagaaaacaaaatctatttttttttttcctccggcaagttaaattagaaaatatgacaataatattaacaacccaacagagtcttcccaagtcccaacatcgtttagcaattacgaaaaaagtctgcccctaaacgtacattccaagaaaattggcttcaaaatgtccttggtcactgtttgacaacaacaaaatgacatgcagattgtgcataaagcaaaaaagaaaacgcctttactatcggtatttctaattatcgaacaagtactttgacatgcggagtccaatgaccataaattttttcaaagttttgtaaatatgttgacaactgtttgacagtgttaaaaagttttttgaatgttccagttttaataacaatgttacaacctgactgtaagaagtttaagcacgtttaaaagttcaagttaaaggttattagtttccacacatttaattctgctacaaaaatatttctgtgtccccatattttttctttttgtccccacttttgtaatcctaaagggtccccaacagtaaaatttcacggcagaacactgcaagtgatacaatgattgaatattgtagagcaaggttttcctgataaaaatgcacaaaacctgaacatgtttggaggtaaaatgaactaactgaaactgttttaacaccagtttaaaacaatttttcacacatataagaactgacagttcgcagaactatcatttcttggaagaacaagtactaaacattaactttcatagcaaactgcctactttgtactttacaaggacttttacaagcacattgttgtaaccctgtagaacacagaggaggtcgtctagagcatcacacttgacttggactactcatttactttaatacagtcatgacataagactctgtcacataatgatagaaaatgcagagaaacccgtcttcaaatttagttcataccttgaggatttggctgcctcatttcatcatgggtcagactggctggcccttcactggcagcagttgacatggactctgaaagaaccaaagtgaaacctgtagattgcatatgatcagcacagtcaacactggcatgttgtatcatgagaggctctgactcctgtacagattctagactgtgggtgtcttcagcagttgcctcaatgactgtaaacatataatgtcaacagtggggtcttgtatgtctattatccattggtggatcttgctgaaatctatagaaaacatgcatgccccccatatgggctgtccgttgtagtggcagccattgtgtgaatacgttttttgtcactgtgaccttgacctttgacctagtgacctgataatcaataggggtcatctgcaagtcacgatcaatgtacctatgaagtgtcatgatcctaggcaaaagcgttcttgagttatcatcggaaaatcattttactatttcgggtcaccgtgaccttgaccttttgacctcaaaattaataggggtcatctgcaagtcatgatcaatgtacctatgatgtttcatgatcctaggcccaagcgttcttgagtaatcgtatgacaaccacctggtggacagacggaccgatcgacatgagcaaagcaatataccccctcttcttcgaagggtggcataaatatatattggcttggacaacagaaaattgtactagaatatatagtctacagttgggtcatgtctttatcatcaatagatgggcctttattatatgacaacagaaataccatcggtcagactggctggctcttcacttggctccctcctatcatgggtcagactggctggctcttcacttggctccctcctatcatgggtcagactgcctggctcttcactgtcagcagttgacatggactctgaaagaaccaaagtgaaacctgtagattgcatatgatcagcacagtcaacactggcatgttgtatcatgagaggctccgactcctgtatagattctagactgtgggtgtcttcaacagttgcctcaatgcctgtaaacatataatgtcaacagtggggtcttgtatgtctattatccattggtgggtcttgctaaaatctatagaaaacatgcatgccccccatatgggctgtccgttgtagtggcagccgttgtgtgaatacgttttttgtcactgtgaccttgacctttgacctagtgacctgaaaatcaataggggtcatctgcgagtcacgatcgatgtacttatgaagtgtcatgatcctaggcaaaagcgttcttgagttatcatccgaaaatcattttactatttcgggtcaccgtgaccttgacctttgaccttgtgacctcaaaatcaataggggtcatctgcgagtcatgatcaatctacctatgaagtttcatgatcctaggcatatgctttcttgagttatcatccgaaaaccattttactatttcgggtcaccgtgaccttgacctttgacctagtgacatcaaaatcaataggggtcatctgcgagtaatgatcaatctacccatgaagtttatgatcctagccgtatgcgttcttgagttatcatccggaaaccattttactatttcgggtcaccgtgaccttgacctttgacctcaaaatctataggggtcatctgcgagtaatgatcaatctacccatgaagtttcatgatcctaggcgtatgcgttcttgagttatcatccagaaaccattttactatttcgggtcactgtgaccttgacctttgacctagtgacctcaaaatcaataggggtcatctgcgagtcatgatcaatctactgacaaattgtactagaatatatagtctacagttgggtcatgtctttatcatcaataggtgggcctttattctatgataacagaaataccatgggtcagactggctggctcttcacttggcttcctcctatcatggctcagactggctggctcttcacttggctccctcctatcatgggtcagactgcctggctcttcactgtcagcagttgacatggactctgaaagaaccaaagtgaaacctgtagattgcattcgatcagcacagttaacactggcctgttgtatcatgagaggctctgactcctgtatagttgcctcaatgcctgtaagcatataatgtcaacagtggggtcttgtatgtctattatccattggtgggtcttgctgaaatctatagaaacaagggctgtttgtaaaacatgcatgccccacatatgggctgtccgttgtactggcagccattgtgtgaatacgacttttgtcactgtgaccttgacctttgacctagtgacctgaaaatcaataggggtcatctgcaagtcacgatcaatgtacctatgaagtgtcatgatcctaggcaaaagcgttcttgagttatcattcgaaaatcatttgactatttcgggtcactgtgaccttgacctttgaccatgtgacctcaaaatctatagggttcatctgcgagtcatgatcaatctacccatgaagtttcatgatcctaggcgtatgcgttcttgagttataatccggaaaccattttacaatttcgatcaccgtgaccttgacctagtgacctcaaaatcaataggggtcatctgcaagtcatgatcaatgtacctatgatgtttcatgatcctaggcccaagcgttcttgagttatcgtatgacaaccacctggtggacggacggaccgatcgacatgagcaaagcaatataccccctcttcttcgaagggtagcataaatatatattggcttggacaacagaaaattgtactagaatatatagtctacagttgggtcatgtctttatcatcaataggtgggcctttattatgaACGTCTTGATGAGGTACTGATGTAGAAGaaaatcaatacatacattagAGACCCGAACAAATTCATGAGCCACATTCTGGGTCGTTACGTAACAAGGGCCGTAACGGTAaagattttaattacatttgtacttaGCAGAGTTCCGAAGTACAGTCTATTACAAGATAAATCTGAGCCGATTTTAAAAAACGTATagcaaattttgtaatttaatgacgACCTGCTCCATGAAGTTTACTTTCAGTTTAGAGCCGCCGTGATCagtaacatttttgtgttttgcATCCGATTTGAATGTtctccaaaaaatatataataaattcacATGTCTACTCAATAGCTATgtattttaagaacacatttcgCGAGAATTTCTCACGAAAAATGACATGTACAATgtttaaatcaaagttttaagCTGTGATTAAAAGTTTCAAAAACACCCAATGCGCCCTTTTTAAGAGAATCTCCGTGCAAAATGCCCTTTTTTCAAGTCATGCGCCATGCCCCTCTGCCAT
Encoded proteins:
- the LOC127871943 gene encoding cell surface glycoprotein 1-like is translated as MSTADSEEPGSLTHDRREPSEEPASLTHDRREPSEEPASLTHESMSTADSEEPGSVTHDRREPSEEPASLSHDRREPNPQESMSTADSEEPGSLTHDRREPSEEPASLSHDRRKPSEEPASLTHESMSTADSEEPGSLTHDRREPSEEPASLTHDRREPSEEPASLTDESMSTAASEGPASLTHDEMRQPNPQGTGTRKGMKRKWASEENICFMNFFRDELREKKNAIWLKNNGVPKNTYRKNSGPDKGKGP